Sequence from the Polypterus senegalus isolate Bchr_013 chromosome 3, ASM1683550v1, whole genome shotgun sequence genome:
TTGTGTGCCCAAAATGTATGCAActccccttaaattaaagtccacaatgtctgaattgttcgctttgtaattttaaactgtggaacagaggggtcaatcaaggaaaaatgcatgtttgtctcaaacattatggagggctctGTAGTCCTGTCTTAATAACACCTTTCAAGAAAATGATTCATGTTGTGCGACATTCTTTTTTGGATGTTGCAGTTGTTGCTTGGTAACATTTTCAGGTCCAGAAGGGtctgttctttttatttagtatattatacaataaataaacatggaACTATAGTTCATAATTTAAGCatcaaatttatacattttttctttttttattttaggtgtcaGAGTCAATCACTTCATGATGCTggtctgtattttattttggatttttgtccCTTCCTGTTGCCTCTCTGCAAGTAATCTTACAGGGAATTCAAGTGAAACTGGAAACCACTCCATCACTCCTTTACTTCTCATCTCCTTCGATGGCTTCAGAGCAGATTATTTAAAACAGTATAAGTTCCCAAACCTGCAGAAGTTTTTTTCTGATGGTGTTCTCGtggaacaaattaaaaacatcttTATAACAAAGACGTTCCCAAACCATTACAGTATTGTCACTGGTCTTTATGCTGAAAGCCATGGGGTCTTGGCTAATAACATGTATGACCCCACTGTAAATAAAACCGTCTCTCTTCCAAGTTCCTTTGATCCATTTTGGTGGAATGATGCCACTCCTATCTGGGTTTCTCTTCAGCAGAAAGGATTCAAGACAGCCGCTGCCATGTGGCCTGGCACAGATGTGAAAATTCATAACATGACCTCAACGTACCACATGCATTACAACAAATTGATGACTTTCCAGGAGAGAGTGGACAATGTCACCAAGTTACTGAGCGATGGCACGGTGAAATTTGCGGCTCTTTATTATGAAGAGCCAGACCATTCTGGTCACACCTATGGGCCAGACAATACGACTGAGATGGCCAAGGTTTTAAAGCAAGTGGATGATAACATTGGCTACCTCATTGAGAAGCTCAATGAGACCAACCTGTGGAGTACCATCAACACTATCATCACTAGTGATCATGGAATGACGCAGTGCTCCAAGCAAAGAATTATACAGCTAGAAAAATGCATCAATAGCAGTTCTTACACCCTGGTGGACTCTGGTCCTGTGGCTGCCATCTTACCTTTGTTAAGTAAGTAAAGTCATTATTAGTTGTGAATTGTTTACACTTTTTAGATGTAAAAAAACAACACGAAACCCCTGAGGCCAGTCCAGCTCAGTTGTGGAGGGCTACAGTCAATTATATGCATCAATTTTCATTATCTGTGGGGTTACCTTCTTGAAAACCCTCACAGATACTGAAGCATTGATCCATTGGGAGAAATTGGATTAGGTGAACCttattcactacacttttggtaaCCATGCTCCTAAGCACATGATTTTATGTACCGATAATCAATGTATTTGCACGTAGGAGCACTTGGcaaaacactttcattagcaGTACACTTTGCTGCCattgttaaaatttaataaatgtatatgAGAAACAATTTTACCAGAATGGAGAGACTTGTTAATACAACAGAAGCTGCATGAATGAAGTCTTTAAATGATGTCAGCAAAGGAGACAGACAGGTCACCGTGCTACTGTGGCTACAAACGGAAGCAGGGTGGTAAGCAATGCATTGTGTCCATTCCAGCTTGCATGGGCATGACTCATTGGGTCGGGCAAGTGGGGAATGTTGGTCGGGATGTTGGCTCAGGTCTTGTTCCGGATGACCCTCCGACCTCTCTCCCCAAACTGGGGGAGGCTGGCTGGAACAGGATTGGCAGGGGGAGGCGTTCAAGGCTCTGTTAATGACCTTTGTGGaaaccttgtttttatttttacttcaatatcgGGGGGTGgcggtacccaaaaataaccggaattgaacaaaaaaaataatctttttttttttttttactgaaactttagtctccttcaaagtactcttcTCCATGTGAATAAATGGACTTGCCCTaatggttttcccactggtggaaggACCCTCCACTTTTTCCCCCATCATGAAGTCTTTGGTTGAGCTTAGTAGTGTCTTTGAAAtgattgtcttgctgcatgatgaAGTTCCTGCTGATTAGTTTGGATGCAGTTCTTTATCATTTGGCagataaaatatttctgtggtcTTGTATATTTTGGATCATGAGCAACTGTAtagattgaaataaaaatgaaagaagcagTCTAAACACTTATGGCTTAAATATGTGCATCCCAGTGATAACAGTGGAATGTAAGAAAGCCAACCTTAGTGGGTTGTTTACTtgcatattcattttgttttatatttgtgcatTTGGTTTTGATAAATAGATGAAGGCCGCAGATCTTTCATGTGGTTACACTGTTTCCTGTTTTCTAGTTCTGATCATCTGGAGATGGAAAATCTAGCAACAAAAATAGAATACTCTGCAGACcacctgtttttttgtgtttgggTCCCAGGGTGACCATTTATACTACTTAGTTTGTAAACTtaataagactagggggcttcgtcccctgcttgcttcactcaccatCAACCCCCTCGCCTGCAGTACactccagccacttcgcatctctgccactcgtgtatgtggatttcactttcacaaaacaacaaaagttttaattctcacagatacgcctcttcattgggaagaaacactacttttctgtgatggcaacatgaattagacgatctgcaaATCTCCGATTTAAAggttaaatccaaacaatatacagtattcaaatctcttttcgttgttccgttatttcaccgagtaacaatttccatttgtttacgctaatgcgatctttactatcagttttttgagactttcgaattttagtacttccattatctctagactgcactgcatgtgtatcgcgccaacgtttttgaattctttatgacgttctactttgtcttctactctttgtcttttatttccggccccggctgtggttaaatctcttggtacaaagtctcgtctcgcaggacgtgaaagtattagcaaaatgcttgttgaccagtgagGTTGATCTTGAGAAAAGTAAAAGTATAACTTATTTAAAGTTTTCCTTTctccatttttatataaaaaggagGTTTTGTTCtaaaattattttccattttctgagGAAAAGCACATTTTGATTTCTCTAGTTCAAGTTTTGAAAATTTTTGCgtctaaaataacattttcaggaCACTGCAGACTTCACTTACATTATCTTAGAGAGATGAGGGTACTTCTAGTGCACACCAGTGAACAccagttgtgtaatctgacatgaCCAGCAACTCAATCCAACTAATGTGCAACTCActgcaacaaaatcaaaaaggcCTGACTGTGTCCCAAGACTTAAGGGTGGGCTCTGCCCGTGTGTTAGATCTGACAACCAGTGAATGCTCATCtgtaagtacaatgcatagaacgCAGCCTACAAGGAATAAGAAACGCAGGTGTTTTGGACCCTACAGACAGAAGAGAGAGTCATCTGTCTGATGTTACAGGTTTTACCTGCCACAACAGGTATATCAAGATTGCAGTCGAAGCCTTCATACAGGATCTGGCTCTGTTGGGCAACACCTTGTTGGCTTTCAGATAAAGTGcttgcatccatccattaaccaacccgctacatcctaactacagggtcatgggtggtctgctggagccaatcccagccaacacagggcgcaaggcaggagacaaaccccaagcagggcacacactcacacactttggactgtgggaggaaaccggagtacccagaggaaacccacgcaggtacgggtagaacatgcaaactccacacagggaggacccaggaagtgaacccgggtctcctaactgtgaggcagcagcgctaccactgtgccaccgtgccgcccaaagagcttgcaatactttggaaatttCAAAGTGTGCTGGCAAGTTGTTATAGTCATCTAATTAGATATACCCTGCGATTTttatgagatcagcaactgtagTTGTCAGGTTTGACATTCCCTCTGATTAGAACTTGTGTGGTGTGCCGTCGGCTTAACTCGAGAACAAATGAACCtcatttttatgaaatgttttagACAATGAGCACTCATTTGTCTTAACAGCTGATTATGTTCTGGGTGACTTCCAATTATTCAACTTCAAGTTCTTAACTACTGCTAATACTTAACTAACTTCTGTCAAACCACTGTTCAGAGGCTCGCAAAATATGACATTCAGTGCCCCCCTCCCATAATGTTTGGGTCAAGGAtgcatttttccttgttttccccctctgctttacagtttaaaattacaaatcaaacatttcagatttgtgtttaaagtgcacgttacagactttcatttaaggggagttgcgcacattttggtcacacaacacttttcttACACAGTCCCACCCATTTCAGGGGTGGCACcatgatgtttgggacacagcaatagCGGGTCTGTTAACTCAGtcatcatatttaggactttgtcacatatcccagcatgcaatgactgcttgaagccTGTGATTCATaggcatcaccaggtgctgaagatcttccctggtgatgctctgccaagcccctaatgcagccatcttcagctacTGCTTGTTGTCTCCTTACATTTTCTCTTCAGTAtgtggaaggcctgctcagttggatttaaatcaggtgactggcttggcacTTCAAGAATTCTcaatttttttagctttgataaactcctgttgCCTCAGCAGTTTGTTTGGCTTATTATCTTGTTGGAGGATGAAGTGCCATTCACTTGAGTTTGGAGGTATTTACTGAACTTAAGCAGATctgatgtttctacacacctcgcAATTCATTgtgctgtcagcagttccatcataaATGAAGAGAATTGTGCCAGTAAGGtactgtggcagccatacatggccaagccataacaccaccagcaccgccatgtttaacagatgaggtggtctgctctGGACCTCAGGCAGTTCCTtgtcgtctccacactttgctcttgtcacCACTCTGATCAGGTTCCTCTTTGTCCTGTCtgtccataagacctttttccagaattctgcaggctctttaaagtcttttttcacaaactgtaatttggccatcctgttttt
This genomic interval carries:
- the enpp4 gene encoding bis(5'-adenosyl)-triphosphatase enpp4; translation: MMLVCILFWIFVPSCCLSASNLTGNSSETGNHSITPLLLISFDGFRADYLKQYKFPNLQKFFSDGVLVEQIKNIFITKTFPNHYSIVTGLYAESHGVLANNMYDPTVNKTVSLPSSFDPFWWNDATPIWVSLQQKGFKTAAAMWPGTDVKIHNMTSTYHMHYNKLMTFQERVDNVTKLLSDGTVKFAALYYEEPDHSGHTYGPDNTTEMAKVLKQVDDNIGYLIEKLNETNLWSTINTIITSDHGMTQCSKQRIIQLEKCINSSSYTLVDSGPVAAILPLLNISLVYSKLKNCHPNMKAYLRNDLPDRLHYKASPRVQPIILIADEGWLIVQSGGSNLLGDHGYDNDLPSMHPFLAAHGPSFRKGYKHNTMNIVDIYPLMCHLLEMQELPNNGSFSHVKCLLSSQWCVSLPEMLGIVIGALMLLTALTCLIVLTKKRAAPSQRPFARLELQEDDDDDPLID